A stretch of Paenibacillus sp. URB8-2 DNA encodes these proteins:
- a CDS encoding M24 family metallopeptidase: protein MGNNRVSKLRKVVQDHGLDAMLITSGINRRYLSGFTGSSGYVLITGDESYLLTDFRYMTQASEQSKGLKIVEHGPKFIDTVRELLPKGGQARLGFEQDDVAYGAYASYAEALKTAAELVPVSQAVEKLRMFKDEDELAVMRRAADLADDTFRHILNVIKPGMTERDVDLEMEFYMRSHGATSSSFDTIVASGERSAMPHGVASQKVIQTNEFVTFDFGALLDGYCSDITRTIALGSPDPKLKEIYDIVLEAQLHALEHIKPGMTGRECDALSRDIIARYGYGEQFGHSLGHGLGMEVHEWPRLSKLSDDVLQPGMVVTVEPGIYVPGLGGVRIEDDVVVTENGVERLTHSSKDYTVL, encoded by the coding sequence ATGGGCAACAACCGAGTCTCCAAACTGCGGAAGGTAGTGCAGGATCACGGTCTGGACGCAATGTTAATCACAAGCGGCATCAACCGCCGCTATTTGAGCGGATTTACCGGTTCATCCGGCTATGTGCTGATTACGGGCGACGAAAGCTATTTGCTGACAGATTTTCGCTATATGACCCAGGCATCGGAACAGAGTAAAGGGCTTAAGATTGTGGAGCACGGCCCGAAGTTTATCGATACGGTCCGCGAACTGCTGCCAAAGGGCGGGCAGGCGCGTCTCGGCTTCGAGCAGGATGACGTCGCTTACGGCGCCTATGCCTCTTACGCGGAAGCGTTGAAGACGGCGGCCGAGCTCGTTCCGGTATCCCAGGCTGTGGAGAAGCTCCGCATGTTCAAGGATGAAGACGAGCTTGCCGTAATGAGAAGGGCCGCGGATCTTGCGGACGATACGTTCCGGCACATTCTGAATGTGATCAAGCCGGGCATGACCGAACGGGACGTAGATCTGGAAATGGAATTCTACATGCGAAGCCACGGGGCGACCTCATCGTCCTTCGATACGATTGTGGCTTCAGGGGAACGGTCCGCGATGCCGCATGGCGTTGCGAGTCAGAAGGTGATTCAGACCAATGAGTTCGTAACGTTCGATTTCGGCGCGCTGCTGGACGGCTACTGCTCCGATATCACACGGACGATCGCGCTGGGCAGCCCCGATCCAAAACTAAAAGAAATTTACGACATCGTGCTGGAGGCCCAGCTGCATGCGCTGGAGCATATCAAGCCGGGCATGACCGGCAGAGAATGCGACGCTTTGTCGCGGGACATCATCGCCCGTTACGGGTACGGCGAGCAGTTCGGACACAGTCTTGGCCATGGCCTCGGCATGGAAGTGCATGAATGGCCGCGGCTGTCCAAGCTCAGCGATGATGTGCTGCAGCCGGGCATGGTTGTCACCGTGGAGCCGGGCATTTACGTTCCGGGACTCGGGGGCGTCCGCATTGAGGATGATGTAGTCGTCACGGAGAACGGCGTCGAGCGATTGACCCATTCGTCCAAGGACTACACGGTTTTGTAA